A window of the Scandinavium goeteborgense genome harbors these coding sequences:
- the glmM gene encoding phosphoglucosamine mutase has protein sequence MSNRKYFGTDGIRGRVGDAPITPDFVLKLGFAAGKVLARHGSRKVIIGKDTRISGYMLESALEAGLAAAGLSASFTGPMPTPAVAYLTRTFRAEAGIVISASHNPYYDNGIKFFTIDGTKLPDSVEEAIEAELEKELTCVDSAELGKASRIVDAAGRYIEFCKATFPNELRLNELKIVVDCANGATYHIAPNVFRELGAQVITIGCEPNGLNINEEVGATDVRALQARVLAEKAHLGIAFDGDGDRVIMVDHEGNKVDGDQILYIIAREGLRQGQLRGGAVGTLMSNMGLEVALKQLGIPFTRAKVGDRYVLEKMQEKGWRIGAENSGHVILLDKTTTGDGIVAALQVVAAIARNHLTLQDLCSGMKMFPQVLVNVRYTDGGVNPLEHDSVKSVTAEVEAALGSRGRVLLRKSGTEPLIRVMVEGEDDAQVNEFANRIADAVKAV, from the coding sequence ATTCGCGGTCGCGTGGGTGATGCTCCGATCACTCCTGATTTCGTTTTGAAGCTCGGTTTTGCTGCCGGTAAAGTACTGGCTCGTCACGGCTCACGTAAGGTCATCATTGGCAAAGATACCCGCATTTCAGGCTACATGCTAGAATCCGCGCTCGAAGCCGGTCTTGCCGCCGCAGGCCTTTCTGCATCCTTTACCGGTCCAATGCCCACTCCAGCAGTGGCGTATCTGACCCGCACGTTCCGGGCCGAAGCAGGAATTGTTATTTCTGCGTCCCATAATCCGTACTACGACAACGGCATCAAATTCTTCACCATCGACGGCACCAAGCTGCCGGATTCCGTAGAAGAAGCAATTGAAGCGGAACTGGAAAAAGAACTCACCTGCGTTGATTCCGCGGAATTGGGTAAAGCCAGCCGGATCGTTGATGCCGCTGGCCGTTACATCGAGTTTTGTAAGGCAACCTTCCCGAATGAGCTGCGCCTTAACGAGCTGAAAATTGTTGTCGATTGTGCCAACGGCGCAACCTACCACATCGCACCGAACGTATTCCGTGAGCTCGGCGCACAGGTGATCACCATCGGCTGCGAACCGAACGGCTTGAACATCAATGAAGAGGTTGGTGCCACCGACGTTCGTGCGCTGCAGGCGCGCGTGCTGGCAGAAAAAGCCCATCTTGGCATCGCTTTTGACGGCGACGGTGACCGTGTGATTATGGTTGACCATGAAGGCAATAAAGTCGACGGCGATCAGATCCTCTACATCATCGCCCGTGAAGGGCTGCGTCAGGGCCAGCTACGTGGTGGCGCGGTTGGGACGCTGATGAGCAACATGGGTCTGGAAGTGGCGCTCAAACAGCTGGGCATTCCGTTTACCCGCGCGAAAGTGGGCGATCGCTATGTACTGGAAAAAATGCAGGAAAAAGGCTGGCGCATCGGGGCAGAAAACTCCGGCCACGTTATCCTGCTGGACAAAACCACCACTGGTGACGGTATCGTGGCGGCGTTGCAGGTTGTGGCGGCGATTGCGCGTAATCACCTGACCCTTCAGGATTTGTGCAGCGGTATGAAGATGTTCCCGCAGGTACTGGTCAACGTCCGCTATACCGATGGTGGCGTAAACCCACTGGAACACGACAGCGTGAAAAGCGTAACGGCAGAAGTTGAGGCCGCGTTGGGCAGCCGTGGCCGTGTCCTGCTGCGTAAATCGGGCACTGAGCCGCTGATTCGCGTGATGGTTGAAGGTGAAGACGATGCGCAGGTAAATGAATTTGCTAATCGCATTGCCGACGCGGTTAAAGCTGTCTAA